GCACACACCCAGCCTTGGCTACGCTGCTGCCGTCAACCGTATGAGCTTCCGGACACTCCGGGGCGGTTCAATGACCCGGTTTTAGATGTCGGGGGTGGCCAAGCCAGTGGGAGGGCTTTCGCCCCGGAATTTGGACACGCGGGTGGGTGTTTCAAGCTGCCAGGATGAAGGTGGCAGCGTTCAGGGTTTTCTCGTATTGGTTGGGCGGGGCTTTCCTGCAGTAGGAGTGCCTTCGGCGTGTGTTCTATCGGGTGCAGAACCGGAACATGTCCTGGTTGAGCTGGCTTGTCAATCCAGAACGTTGCGCCTTGGAGGGTTCGCGTCTGAGGGTGGCGTTCCAGGACCTGGAACAGTCGCTTCACCGTGAAGGTGTCTCGATGGTCATCATTGAACTGCCCAACGGCTCACCAGGTCGTCTCGACCTTGAAATATTTGACGTTTGACGGAGCATATCCCTCTCCGTAGAAAGCTTTTCGACTTCGACATCGTGTTGCACCTGCCGGCGGGTGGACGCCGCGTTCTGCGCCGCCGACCCCGCCGGACGACCCTGCCCCGGCCCCCGTCCGGCACCGGCCGGTCCGACCGCCAGCGCCTCATCCGGACCACCGGCGCGACCAGGCCCGTGGTCGGAGTGCAATCCTTGACCCACGTACTCAAGGCTTCCCGGTCGACCCCCAGATCAGCGGCAATGCCCTGGACCGTCGCGCCGGGCGTGGACCGGTGCAGGTCCACCGCTTGTTGACGGAACGCTGCGCATACGACTTACATACTACGAAAGGATCATCTCGCTTCCTCCAGCATCATGCTGGATTCAGCGTGTCCAGGATCCGGGGTAAGCGCCGTGGGCGGCCGGGCTCAACCGTGACCGTGCCGGCGTCGTTCGGACTCTGTCATCTCAGATCGGCTTGTCCTGGTAGACGTCGGGGACGCCGTCGACGTCGGCATCCACGGATTCCTGCTGGTGCAGGCGGCGGTAGGTGCGCTCGCGCATGCGCAGGACCGCGGCGGCCAGGATCGCGGACAGCAGCGAGCCGGCCAGAACCCCGACCTTGACGTGCTCGTCGCGTTCGGTTCCGGCGCCGAACGCGAGTTCACCGATGAGCAGGGAGACGGTGAAGCCGATGCCACCCAGCAGGCAGACACCCAGGACATCCCACCACGACAGCGATTCATCCAGTTGAGCGCGGGTGAAGCGGGAGACGGCCGCGGTTGCGCCGAGGATCCCGATCACCTTGCCTGCCACGAGCCCCACGATGATGCCCAGGGCCACCCGGTCCTGCAGAGAGGTGGCCAGTCCGCTGAGGCCGCCGACGGTGACCCCAGCGGAGAAAAAGGCGAAGACGGGGACCGCGAAGCCTGCTGACAGCGGGCGCCACAGGTGTTCGAAGTGCTCGGCCATGCCGGGACCTGCGTCCGGCCCGCCGGCGGCAGCTGAGCGGAGGACCGGGACGGTGAAGCCGAGCAGGACCCCAGCGACGGTGGCGTG
The genomic region above belongs to Kineosporia sp. NBRC 101731 and contains:
- a CDS encoding Na+/H+ antiporter NhaA; translated protein: MEPSWATGPDTSTLNAGLPDLAPSRERVVLSRWPQLTLTDGDLPSALRTFLLTLAVVDDLLAIIVIAIFYTSDLAFLPLLGALVTITVFGVLVQNRIRSGWLLIPLAVLAWALMHASGIHATVAGVLLGFTVPVLRSAAAGGPDAGPGMAEHFEHLWRPLSAGFAVPVFAFFSAGVTVGGLSGLATSLQDRVALGIIVGLVAGKVIGILGATAAVSRFTRAQLDESLSWWDVLGVCLLGGIGFTVSLLIGELAFGAGTERDEHVKVGVLAGSLLSAILAAAVLRMRERTYRRLHQQESVDADVDGVPDVYQDKPI